The DNA segment GAGGTTGCTTCCGGTCCCGCCAGCATGTTACGAACCCGATAGCCGCCAGGAACAACGAGACGTATGTTGTCCTTTGCGGCCAGTTCGCTGATGATATACACATCATTAGTAATGACGGTTAACGGTTCGTTGCTTAGGCGTCGTGCAATCTCCAGCGTCGTGCTCCCACCATCGAGTGCAATAATATCGTTGGGTTCGATATGCAGTAAGGCCCTGCTTGCGATATCAGCCTTCTCGTCTGCATGCTTTGTTAAAGGCTCCTTGGACGGTAGGATCCCGAATTGATCACTTTGCGCCAGTATAGCACCGCCGTGAACGCGAACGATTAATCCCTGCTCTTCAAGCCGGGTTAAATCCTCGCGAATCGTCTTGCCGGTAACGCCCAGCTTGTCGCTTAATTCCGCCACCGTAACCTCTTTGTTTGTCAGCAGAACCTCCATAATTCTCTCATGCCGTCTAATCGGACTCATACCATCTCAACTCTTCCGTAAATATTATCTCTCTATCTTAAATCCTTCATGGCTACGGCGTCCATATCACTATAAATTTTGTTATCGCCGGCCATGCCCCAGATGAATGTATAATTGCTCGTTCCCACACCGCTATGAATGGACCAGCTAGGAGAGATGACAGCCTCTTCGTTTCTCATCACGATATGACGTGTTTCTGTCGGTTCGCCCATGAGATGGATGACGACTGAATCTTCGGGAAGATCGAAGTACATATAAGCTTCCATCCGGCGTGGGTGAACATGCGCTGGCATCGTGTTCCACATGTTGCCTGTCTTAAGCTGCGTCATCCCCATAACCAGCTGGGAGCTCTGAATACCGTCCGCATGGATGAAGCGATGGATCGTGCGGTCGTTGGAGTTTTGAATCGAGCCAAGTGCGCTGGAATCCGCTTCTCCGAGCGTCGTCTTCGCTGTAGGGAACTCTTTGTGGGCTGGTGCCGAGTTCAGATAGAATTTGGCTGGCTTGTCAGCATCCTTGCTTCTGAAAATAACCTCTTTGGAGCCCATTCCTACATACAAGCAGTCTTTTGTGTTCAGATCGTATTCCGTGCCATCTACGATAATGGTACCAGGGCCGCCTACGTTGATTGCTCCAATCTCGCGGCGCTCCAGGAAGAAGGATACGCCAAGCTCCTTCAGATCTGTTTCCAGCTTGACGTCTTGCTTCACGGGATAAGCACCGCCGATGATCAAGCGATCCTCGTGAGTCAAAACCAGCTCCAATTTGTCGGCCGTAAATAAAGTTGGAATATGAAATTCCTGACGCAGCCGATCCGTGTCGAACTGTTTTACTTCATTTGGGTGAGATGCGTAACGTCTTTCCATTTTAAAAGCCTCCTCTTGTCGTTCGTTTTTTGGTTTAAGATGTTCATATAGGTTCATATTAATCCGTTTGTGTTTATTTTGCAAGCGGTTTAATGATTTTATTTCAGGGGAAGACAAGATTAGTCCAAGAACTGAAGAATGTGCAAGTATAACATTAAAAATTACATTTGAAGATAAAATCGGCGTGTTATGATATTGAAATAAGGATAGGTATGGAGATCCATCCGCAGCGGGAGGAGAATCAATCATGTGTTCATATCGGTGTAGAATGAACGAAATTATACGAAGGGTGGCGCGAAAAGCCTGGAGACGGCCGCTGTTAAATAGTGGCTTATGGTTTCATGGCGATATTCGCGATAACTATTATTACGCATCTTATTTGTTCGCTGCTGCCGTTGATCTGGAGGAAATGTCAATTTTTGATCGCGAGGAAGGAAAGCAGCTCGCCGAAAAAGTGCTATACCGGGTGCTCCAATTGCAGGACACCAACCCCCATAGCCCGATG comes from the Paenibacillus lentus genome and includes:
- the kduI gene encoding 5-dehydro-4-deoxy-D-glucuronate isomerase, with amino-acid sequence MERRYASHPNEVKQFDTDRLRQEFHIPTLFTADKLELVLTHEDRLIIGGAYPVKQDVKLETDLKELGVSFFLERREIGAINVGGPGTIIVDGTEYDLNTKDCLYVGMGSKEVIFRSKDADKPAKFYLNSAPAHKEFPTAKTTLGEADSSALGSIQNSNDRTIHRFIHADGIQSSQLVMGMTQLKTGNMWNTMPAHVHPRRMEAYMYFDLPEDSVVIHLMGEPTETRHIVMRNEEAVISPSWSIHSGVGTSNYTFIWGMAGDNKIYSDMDAVAMKDLR
- a CDS encoding DeoR/GlpR family DNA-binding transcription regulator, which produces MSPIRRHERIMEVLLTNKEVTVAELSDKLGVTGKTIREDLTRLEEQGLIVRVHGGAILAQSDQFGILPSKEPLTKHADEKADIASRALLHIEPNDIIALDGGSTTLEIARRLSNEPLTVITNDVYIISELAAKDNIRLVVPGGYRVRNMLAGPEATSYIRQLNIQKAFISATGIHPDHGLSIYTGDLIDFKRALIETAHEVIAVINHHKFGQTALRTFASLSELTCIITDSGLPAETAQQYSHAGVTLECGTDQNC